A region from the Brachyspira hampsonii genome encodes:
- the hydE gene encoding [FeFe] hydrogenase H-cluster radical SAM maturase HydE gives MIDINKAKEIIKKIDKEERLSHDDALVLLSSFEYDNNINKKQLTQKEEESIKDLKEYLRLKAREKADKIFGKYVFMRGLIEFTNYCKNDCIYCGIRKSNKNSERYRLNKEDILSCCELGYDIGFRTFVLQGGEDPYYNINIMSDIVEAIKTKFPDCALTLSIGEKEEEYYKILKEKGANRFLLRHETSDNTHYSKLHPTDMSLDNRKECLRNLKKLGYQTGTGIMVGSPYQTLENIAADLVFMQEIKPEMIGIGPFLPHKDTPFANEKKGELELTLILISILRLIFPLALIPATTALGTIKEGGREMGILHGSNVVMPNLSPMDVRKKYLLYNDKIATGTESAEGVESLRKNMEEIGYILTGMRGDFDINRHA, from the coding sequence TTGATTGATATAAACAAGGCGAAAGAAATTATTAAAAAAATAGATAAAGAAGAGAGATTATCACATGATGATGCTTTAGTGTTATTATCATCTTTTGAATACGATAATAATATCAATAAAAAACAATTAACTCAAAAAGAAGAAGAAAGCATAAAAGATTTAAAAGAATATCTTAGGCTAAAAGCTAGGGAAAAGGCGGATAAAATATTCGGAAAGTATGTTTTTATGAGAGGTCTTATAGAGTTTACCAATTACTGCAAAAATGACTGTATATACTGCGGAATAAGAAAGAGCAATAAAAATTCTGAACGCTACAGATTAAATAAAGAAGATATTTTATCATGCTGCGAACTTGGTTATGATATAGGGTTTAGAACTTTTGTTTTACAAGGCGGAGAAGATCCTTATTATAATATAAATATAATGTCTGATATAGTAGAGGCAATTAAAACTAAATTTCCAGACTGTGCATTAACATTATCAATAGGTGAGAAAGAAGAAGAGTATTATAAAATATTAAAAGAAAAAGGAGCTAATAGATTTTTATTGAGGCATGAAACTTCGGATAATACTCATTATTCAAAACTTCACCCAACAGATATGAGTTTGGATAATAGAAAAGAATGCTTAAGAAATTTAAAAAAGTTAGGATATCAAACAGGAACAGGGATAATGGTTGGAAGTCCGTATCAGACTTTAGAAAATATTGCAGCTGATTTGGTCTTTATGCAGGAGATAAAACCAGAGATGATAGGTATAGGACCATTTTTGCCGCATAAGGATACTCCTTTTGCCAATGAAAAAAAAGGCGAATTAGAACTTACTTTAATACTTATAAGTATACTTCGTTTAATTTTTCCTTTAGCATTGATACCAGCTACTACAGCATTAGGAACTATAAAAGAAGGAGGAAGAGAAATGGGAATACTTCATGGTTCTAATGTTGTTATGCCTAATTTATCGCCTATGGATGTTAGAAAAAAATATTTATTGTATAATGATAAGATAGCTACAGGCACTGAGTCTGCAGAGGGTGTTGAAAGTCTTAGAAAAAATATGGAGGAAATCGGCTATATTCTTACAGGTATGAGAGGTGATTTTGATATTAATAGACATGCTTAA
- the hydF gene encoding [FeFe] hydrogenase H-cluster maturation GTPase HydF — protein MNTTPNSNRTHIAIFGRRNAGKSSIINAIANQDVAIVSDTAGTTTDPVKKAIEINGIGACAIVDTAGFDDEGELGALRIHKTRKIMESADIALLVFDASFINNDYLLELKWKNEIAALEIPVIAVLNKIDLNDNYKNIENNIKEIFDLEVISISANNRINIENLIEAIKSSIPKIEEISITGHIIKEDDIVMLVMPQDIQAPKGRLILPQVQTIRDILDNKAVIMASTFDKFEKALKALSKPPKVIITDSQVFKEVEKLKPEESLLTSFSVLFARYKGNEEVYKRGADFIDNLTKESKLLIAESCTHVPLEGDIGRIKIPNLLKKKFGFDFDIDYAAGNDFPDDLSKYDLVIHCGGCMGTRKHILNRIRICEEQNVPITNYGMTIAKINGVKYI, from the coding sequence ATGAATACTACACCAAATTCAAACAGAACACATATTGCAATATTTGGAAGAAGAAACGCAGGTAAATCAAGCATCATAAATGCAATTGCAAATCAAGATGTAGCAATAGTTTCGGATACTGCAGGAACTACTACAGACCCTGTTAAAAAGGCTATAGAGATAAATGGTATAGGAGCTTGTGCTATAGTTGATACGGCTGGTTTTGATGATGAGGGTGAGCTTGGAGCTTTAAGAATACATAAAACTAGAAAGATTATGGAATCTGCTGATATTGCTTTGCTTGTATTTGATGCTTCTTTTATTAATAATGATTATTTGCTTGAATTAAAATGGAAAAATGAGATTGCTGCTTTGGAGATACCTGTTATAGCTGTATTAAACAAAATAGATTTAAACGATAACTATAAAAATATAGAAAATAATATAAAAGAAATATTTGATTTAGAAGTTATTTCAATTAGTGCAAACAATAGAATTAATATTGAAAATCTGATAGAAGCTATAAAATCATCAATTCCAAAAATAGAAGAGATTAGTATAACAGGACATATAATTAAAGAAGATGATATTGTAATGCTGGTTATGCCTCAGGATATTCAGGCACCTAAAGGTCGTCTTATACTTCCTCAAGTGCAGACTATAAGAGATATTTTAGACAATAAAGCTGTGATTATGGCTTCTACTTTTGATAAGTTTGAAAAAGCTCTTAAAGCATTAAGCAAGCCTCCTAAAGTTATAATAACAGATTCGCAGGTTTTCAAAGAAGTAGAAAAATTAAAACCAGAGGAAAGCCTTTTAACTTCATTTTCAGTACTTTTTGCAAGATACAAAGGGAATGAAGAAGTATATAAAAGAGGTGCTGACTTCATAGACAATCTTACTAAAGAAAGCAAACTTTTAATTGCAGAAAGCTGTACTCATGTTCCTTTAGAAGGAGATATTGGAAGAATAAAAATACCTAATCTTTTAAAAAAGAAATTTGGTTTTGATTTTGATATTGATTATGCAGCAGGTAATGATTTTCCAGATGATTTATCAAAATATGATTTGGTAATACATTGCGGAGGGTGTATGGGTACTAGAAAGCATATATTAAATAGAATAAGAATATGCGAAGAGCAGAATGTACCTATAACAAATTATGGCATGACTATAGCTAAAATTAATGGTGTGAAATATATATAG
- the hydG gene encoding [FeFe] hydrogenase H-cluster radical SAM maturase HydG produces MSLETLFKYDSKSRNANEFINDEEILKTISEVESGDYNIREILDKANEMKGLEPKEALALLLCDDKDAENEMFEIAKKIKLEIYGKRIVLFAPLYLSNYCINGCVYCPYHAKNSHIARKQLSQDEIRAEVIALQDMGHKRLALETGEDPDYASMEYLLESIKTIYSIKHKNGAIRRVNVNIAATTVENYKKLKDAGIGTYVLFQETYHKPTYEKVHPSGPKSNYEYHTEAMDRAMEGGIDDVGIGVLFGLYDYKYDFTAMLYHAKHLEDTFGCGPHTISVPRIRPADDVDVKSFPNAIVDSLFKKIVAVLRIAVPYTGIIVSTRESQKSREEALEVGVSQISGGSRTSVGGYVEEEEENSKQFEISDNRSLDDIIKWLSDIGYLPSFCTACYIEGRTGDRFMAFAKSGQIKNFCQANAIITLKEYENDYAKEETRKSIDKVMENEIERVPNEKVKLRLVDALKGIDEGRRDFKF; encoded by the coding sequence ATGTCTTTAGAAACTTTATTTAAATATGATTCAAAATCTAGAAATGCAAATGAATTTATCAATGATGAGGAAATTCTAAAAACAATATCCGAAGTAGAAAGCGGTGATTATAATATTAGAGAAATATTAGACAAAGCTAATGAAATGAAAGGATTAGAGCCTAAAGAAGCATTGGCTTTACTTCTTTGCGATGACAAAGATGCTGAAAATGAAATGTTTGAAATAGCAAAGAAAATCAAATTAGAGATATACGGTAAAAGAATAGTTTTATTTGCTCCACTTTATTTATCTAATTATTGTATTAACGGCTGTGTTTACTGTCCTTATCATGCTAAAAATAGTCATATAGCAAGAAAACAGTTAAGTCAGGATGAAATTAGAGCAGAAGTTATAGCATTGCAGGATATGGGACATAAAAGACTTGCTTTAGAAACAGGTGAAGACCCAGACTATGCTAGTATGGAATACTTACTTGAATCTATAAAAACAATATATAGCATTAAGCATAAAAATGGTGCTATTAGAAGAGTTAATGTTAATATTGCGGCTACTACAGTTGAAAATTATAAAAAGTTAAAAGATGCAGGAATTGGTACTTATGTATTATTCCAAGAGACTTATCATAAACCTACTTATGAGAAAGTTCACCCAAGCGGTCCTAAAAGCAATTATGAATATCATACTGAGGCAATGGACAGAGCTATGGAAGGCGGTATTGACGATGTGGGTATAGGCGTATTATTTGGTCTTTATGATTATAAATATGATTTTACTGCTATGCTTTATCATGCTAAGCACTTAGAAGATACTTTTGGCTGCGGACCTCATACTATAAGCGTGCCTAGAATAAGACCTGCTGATGATGTTGATGTTAAAAGTTTCCCTAATGCTATAGTTGATAGTTTATTCAAAAAAATAGTTGCTGTTTTAAGAATCGCTGTTCCTTATACTGGAATAATAGTTTCTACAAGAGAGAGTCAAAAATCAAGAGAGGAGGCATTAGAGGTTGGAGTTTCTCAAATAAGCGGAGGCTCAAGAACTAGTGTTGGAGGATATGTTGAAGAAGAAGAGGAGAATTCAAAACAGTTTGAAATATCTGATAACCGTTCACTTGATGATATTATTAAATGGCTTTCTGATATTGGTTATTTACCTAGTTTCTGTACTGCCTGCTATATAGAAGGAAGAACAGGAGACAGATTTATGGCTTTTGCTAAGAGTGGACAAATAAAAAATTTCTGTCAGGCTAATGCTATAATAACTTTAAAAGAATATGAAAACGATTATGCCAAAGAAGAAACTAGAAAATCTATAGATAAAGTTATGGAAAATGAAATTGAGAGAGTACCTAATGAAAAGGTAAAATTAAGATTGGTTGATGCTTTAAAAGGCATAGATGAAGGAAGAAGAGATTTTAAATTTTAA
- a CDS encoding TM1266 family iron-only hydrogenase system putative regulator gives MENNRIAVIGIIIEDTNAAAKVNEILHSYSDFVIGRMGIPYREENINIISIVLNAPIDKINSLTGKLGMIENVSAKALYASKK, from the coding sequence ATGGAAAATAATAGAATTGCTGTTATAGGTATAATAATTGAAGACACCAATGCTGCGGCAAAGGTGAATGAAATTCTTCATAGCTACAGTGATTTTGTTATAGGAAGAATGGGTATACCTTACAGAGAAGAAAATATAAATATCATAAGCATAGTATTAAATGCTCCTATAGATAAAATTAATAGTTTAACAGGCAAACTTGGTATGATTGAAAATGTTTCTGCTAAAGCACTTTATGCAAGCAAGAAATAA
- a CDS encoding methyl-accepting chemotaxis protein yields MKKIHSLSFKLPVTISLLSILMLGFLLSASVYFSNKGITESTNTGFENTVGGYANLFDSILNAQVMLNKSYTSGANIKNFFSNAAAYSNNVYLDITSFVENNNFVENISIMDTRGVIVFDRNPQLIGRNFMDLRPTMMNKLLSGEPVAFGDDIVKSAATGDLTISLGVRILDYNDQLIGYLVSIIKIMSIYDAYFSNVRLGRTGRIVTVNNKAVVVMDTDPKEINKQAPSEYNNIIQSTSESGKLVYGFNNSIREGFYKKMKSQPWVVAYAMDTKEIYEVNRSIIVISIIIGIISMVIMTLVVFLFTRSIIKPLNIVVEEAKEIESGRLIMHGRKMNRKDEIGELSHSFHNMKYKLIEVIETTLHNADKMSNAANALASGNKNLATKAENTAANLEETASSMEEISSAISMATNNSVKGNDMMTSCKDSIENAASVVAETVRSMNEVNNDSEKIKDIIKVIEGIAFQTNILALNAAVEAARAGEQGKGFAVVASEVRSLAQSSQDSAKDITELVNQVYEKINKANKIVESQEELFINIKKEIEETANIIKDISSAALEQQSGVAQVNKAVMEMDTITQENAALVEESTASSISLYNDAKELQNVVSFFHIEK; encoded by the coding sequence ATGAAGAAAATACACAGTTTATCTTTTAAACTACCAGTTACTATCAGCTTATTGTCTATATTAATGTTAGGTTTTTTATTATCTGCTTCAGTATACTTTTCAAATAAAGGTATAACTGAAAGTACTAATACAGGTTTTGAGAATACTGTTGGTGGATATGCTAATTTGTTTGATTCTATACTAAATGCCCAGGTTATGCTTAATAAATCATATACAAGCGGTGCTAATATTAAGAATTTCTTTTCAAATGCCGCTGCTTATAGTAATAATGTTTATTTAGATATAACTTCATTTGTAGAAAATAATAATTTTGTAGAAAACATTTCTATAATGGATACAAGAGGTGTAATAGTTTTTGATAGAAACCCACAATTAATAGGCAGAAATTTCATGGATTTAAGACCCACTATGATGAATAAATTATTATCAGGAGAGCCAGTAGCTTTTGGAGATGATATAGTTAAATCAGCTGCTACTGGGGATCTTACAATATCCCTAGGTGTGAGAATACTTGACTATAATGATCAATTAATAGGCTATTTAGTATCTATTATAAAAATAATGTCTATATATGATGCTTATTTTAGTAATGTTCGACTTGGAAGAACAGGAAGAATAGTAACTGTTAATAATAAGGCTGTAGTAGTAATGGATACAGATCCTAAAGAAATAAATAAGCAGGCTCCAAGCGAATATAATAATATTATACAAAGTACATCTGAATCAGGAAAATTAGTATATGGTTTTAATAACAGTATCAGGGAAGGTTTTTATAAAAAGATGAAATCTCAGCCTTGGGTAGTAGCTTATGCCATGGATACTAAAGAGATATATGAAGTTAATAGATCTATTATTGTTATAAGTATAATTATAGGTATTATATCAATGGTTATTATGACATTAGTAGTATTTTTATTTACTAGAAGTATAATAAAACCTCTTAATATTGTAGTTGAGGAAGCCAAAGAAATAGAAAGCGGCAGACTTATTATGCATGGAAGAAAAATGAATAGAAAAGATGAGATTGGAGAATTATCACATTCTTTTCATAATATGAAATATAAATTAATAGAAGTAATAGAGACCACTTTGCATAATGCTGATAAGATGTCTAATGCTGCTAATGCACTTGCTTCTGGAAATAAGAACCTAGCTACTAAAGCAGAAAATACAGCAGCCAATCTTGAAGAGACAGCTTCATCTATGGAGGAAATATCTTCAGCAATATCGATGGCAACTAATAATTCTGTTAAAGGAAATGATATGATGACTAGCTGTAAAGATTCAATAGAAAATGCAGCTTCAGTGGTTGCTGAAACAGTAAGAAGTATGAATGAAGTTAATAATGACAGTGAAAAAATTAAAGATATAATAAAAGTTATAGAAGGCATTGCTTTTCAAACTAATATTTTAGCGCTTAATGCGGCAGTAGAGGCAGCACGTGCAGGGGAACAGGGTAAAGGTTTTGCTGTTGTAGCGAGTGAGGTTAGAAGCTTGGCACAAAGCAGTCAGGATTCTGCTAAGGATATTACTGAGCTTGTAAATCAGGTATATGAAAAAATTAATAAAGCTAATAAAATAGTTGAAAGTCAGGAAGAATTATTTATAAATATCAAAAAAGAAATAGAAGAAACAGCAAATATTATAAAAGATATAAGTTCTGCTGCTTTGGAACAGCAGTCTGGAGTAGCTCAGGTTAATAAAGCTGTTATGGAAATGGATACTATTACTCAGGAAAATGCTGCTTTAGTTGAAGAGTCTACTGCTTCTTCTATATCGCTTTATAATGATGCTAAAGAACTTCAAAATGTTGTTAGTTTTTTCCATATAGAAAAATAA
- the thpR gene encoding RNA 2',3'-cyclic phosphodiesterase, with the protein MRAFLALNLNEEIKNQYYSILKIDEKIAELKKVSKDKMHITLAFFDNIKEEQIELIKKEVINSSPEPFNINFENISYFTNKFKDINVIFVKAVSKELENYVKTLRGNLDNIKNLKYDKKDFKSHLTLARVKRIYDNKKLKENIEEIEFTPLSFLSNSITLYSSDFYNYTEIFTINF; encoded by the coding sequence ATGAGAGCATTTTTAGCATTAAACTTAAATGAAGAAATTAAAAATCAATATTACAGCATTTTAAAAATAGATGAAAAAATAGCAGAATTAAAAAAAGTGTCAAAAGATAAAATGCATATAACATTAGCATTCTTTGATAATATAAAAGAAGAACAAATAGAATTAATAAAAAAAGAAGTAATAAACTCCTCTCCTGAACCATTTAATATAAACTTTGAAAATATTTCATACTTCACAAATAAATTCAAAGATATTAATGTCATATTTGTAAAAGCTGTAAGCAAAGAATTAGAAAACTATGTAAAAACTTTAAGAGGCAATTTAGATAATATCAAAAATCTTAAATACGATAAAAAAGATTTTAAATCTCATCTCACTTTAGCTAGAGTTAAAAGAATTTATGATAATAAAAAACTAAAAGAAAATATTGAAGAAATAGAATTTACTCCATTATCTTTTTTATCTAATTCAATTACTTTATATTCAAGCGACTTTTATAATTATACAGAAATTTTCACTATCAATTTTTAA
- a CDS encoding B12-binding domain-containing radical SAM protein → MNKINKIYIGYPPFESDRGVALLSQNRQFQWFKSPTYIYPVVPATAATMIKNSGYEVDFVDAIARNMTTEQWYKYLDEKTPDLLFFEVKTPVIYKAWKIADDLKAKYPNMIVVIAGDHVTAMPEETMNNCKVDYLLMGGDYDFLLLNLIEYLNGKAQLEKGIYYRENNNIKNTGFFELRHDLKSLPFIDRDLTQWKRYAYDNGNFKRIPGTYIMAGRDCWHHRCTFCSWTGIYTNFRARTAENVADEVEFLYNKYNIREIMDDTGCFPVKKWLNDFCNFMIDKKLNKKVNIDCNMRFGACNEDEYRLMKKAGFRFLLFGLESASQTTLDKLKKGNKVEEILPSCKAASDAGLSPHITVMLGYPWETEEDIEKTYELTKKLLLKGYAKTMQATIIIPYPGTELFNQCKKENWLTTENWEDYDMRKAIMKTDVGEEKIKEWVQKLYNLSFTPQFLMHKVLSIRDLDDIKYYLRAFKKVSKGHLKDFE, encoded by the coding sequence ATGAATAAAATAAATAAAATATATATAGGCTATCCTCCATTTGAAAGCGACAGAGGAGTAGCATTATTATCACAGAACAGACAATTTCAATGGTTCAAAAGCCCAACATATATTTATCCGGTAGTGCCTGCAACTGCAGCAACTATGATAAAAAATTCCGGATATGAAGTTGACTTTGTTGATGCTATTGCTAGAAATATGACAACAGAACAATGGTATAAATATTTAGATGAAAAGACACCAGATTTATTATTCTTTGAGGTAAAAACTCCTGTTATATACAAGGCATGGAAAATAGCTGATGATTTAAAAGCTAAATACCCAAATATGATAGTTGTTATTGCAGGAGATCATGTTACTGCGATGCCGGAAGAGACTATGAATAACTGTAAGGTAGATTATTTATTAATGGGGGGAGATTATGATTTTCTTCTTTTAAACTTAATAGAATATCTTAATGGAAAAGCACAATTAGAAAAAGGCATATACTACAGAGAAAATAATAACATAAAAAATACAGGATTTTTTGAATTAAGACATGATTTAAAAAGCCTTCCGTTTATAGACAGAGATTTAACTCAGTGGAAAAGATACGCTTATGATAACGGCAATTTCAAAAGAATACCCGGAACTTATATAATGGCTGGAAGAGACTGCTGGCATCATAGATGTACTTTCTGTTCTTGGACTGGAATATATACAAATTTCCGTGCCAGAACTGCTGAAAATGTTGCTGATGAGGTGGAGTTTCTTTACAATAAATACAATATAAGAGAGATAATGGACGATACAGGATGTTTTCCTGTAAAAAAATGGCTTAATGATTTTTGTAATTTTATGATAGACAAAAAACTAAATAAAAAAGTTAATATAGACTGCAATATGCGTTTTGGGGCATGCAATGAAGATGAATACAGACTTATGAAAAAAGCTGGATTTAGATTTCTTTTGTTCGGACTAGAATCTGCAAGTCAAACCACATTAGATAAGCTAAAAAAAGGAAATAAGGTTGAAGAGATACTTCCGTCTTGTAAAGCAGCATCAGATGCAGGGCTTTCTCCTCATATTACAGTAATGCTAGGTTATCCTTGGGAAACTGAAGAGGATATTGAAAAAACTTATGAACTTACTAAAAAACTTCTTCTTAAAGGTTATGCTAAAACTATGCAGGCTACGATAATAATTCCGTATCCGGGTACTGAATTATTTAATCAATGCAAAAAAGAAAATTGGCTTACTACAGAAAATTGGGAAGATTATGATATGCGTAAAGCTATAATGAAGACAGATGTTGGTGAAGAAAAAATAAAAGAATGGGTACAAAAACTTTATAATCTTAGCTTTACTCCTCAATTTTTAATGCATAAAGTATTATCAATTAGGGATTTAGATGATATAAAATATTATTTGAGGGCATTTAAAAAAGTTTCAAAAGGGCATTTAAAAGACTTTGAATAA
- a CDS encoding carboxymuconolactone decarboxylase family protein: protein MARVKFMEYEEATGKVKEAFDYQLKKSGNVTNMKKALLNDYATYEAFMGWYVSFDRLVEVVGKRAAMILAHSVSTTNGCMLCSLFFIRDLKAIGDDPKNLKLDEKEQLLSQLGMQMVKDPNGVTDELMNNLKKHFNDSEIVTIVGFAAQMMATNNFNAVLKIDLDESLIPIQGEFEKETWRAKNN, encoded by the coding sequence ATGGCTAGAGTGAAATTCATGGAATATGAAGAAGCTACAGGTAAAGTAAAAGAAGCTTTCGATTATCAATTAAAAAAAAGCGGCAATGTTACAAATATGAAAAAAGCATTATTAAATGACTACGCTACTTATGAAGCATTTATGGGTTGGTATGTTTCATTCGACAGATTAGTAGAGGTAGTTGGAAAAAGAGCAGCTATGATATTGGCACATTCTGTTTCTACTACTAACGGATGTATGCTTTGTTCTTTATTCTTTATCAGAGATTTAAAAGCTATAGGAGATGATCCTAAAAATCTTAAACTTGATGAAAAAGAACAATTATTATCACAATTAGGTATGCAGATGGTAAAAGATCCTAATGGTGTAACTGATGAACTTATGAATAATCTTAAAAAACATTTCAATGATTCTGAAATAGTTACTATAGTTGGTTTTGCTGCTCAGATGATGGCTACTAACAATTTTAATGCTGTATTAAAAATAGATTTAGATGAATCTTTGATACCTATACAAGGCGAGTTTGAAAAAGAAACTTGGAGAGCAAAAAATAATTAA
- a CDS encoding ferritin, which yields MSIIKEETVKLLNEHLNLEHYSANLYFNMAGWCEKQGLKGCSKFLYNHSAEEHTHLEKFREYINKAGGQAIMGEMKAPECNFNSAAELFEKVIKHEEYITSCINKLVGIAMDSKDYVTLKFLEWFVEEQLEEEELFNDIIKKIKILGDLEGRNLYTFDKFVGNLDAEEHNS from the coding sequence ATGTCTATAATAAAAGAAGAAACAGTAAAATTATTAAATGAGCATTTAAATTTAGAGCATTATTCAGCTAATTTATATTTTAATATGGCTGGCTGGTGCGAAAAACAGGGACTTAAAGGATGCAGTAAATTCTTATATAATCATTCAGCAGAAGAGCATACACATTTGGAAAAATTCAGAGAATATATTAATAAAGCAGGCGGACAAGCTATAATGGGAGAGATGAAAGCTCCTGAATGTAATTTTAATTCTGCTGCAGAGTTATTTGAAAAAGTAATTAAACATGAAGAGTATATCACTTCCTGCATTAATAAATTAGTAGGTATAGCAATGGATAGTAAAGATTATGTTACTTTAAAGTTTTTGGAATGGTTTGTTGAAGAGCAGCTTGAAGAAGAAGAATTATTTAATGATATTATTAAAAAAATTAAAATTTTAGGTGATTTGGAAGGAAGAAATCTTTATACTTTTGATAAGTTCGTAGGCAATTTAGATGCAGAAGAACATAACTCATAA
- the ilvD gene encoding dihydroxy-acid dehydratase, with protein sequence MSFRENSSLRSDRVLKGDERAPNRSLFYSMGYTDEELKRPLIGIISAYSEIVPGHIHLDKLSQAVKAGVLIGGGTPILIPSIGVCDGIAMGHLGMKYSLPSRELIADSVESMVIAHGLDGVVLVPNCDKIVPGMIMGLLRMNIPGIVISGGAMLPGDHGDEKISLSNIFEAVGAKKANLINDAELEEYAQNTCPSCGSCAGMYTANSMNCLSEALGIALPGNGTIPAVYSARTLLAKKAGIQVMELLKNNIKPLDIITPESFKNALAVDMALGCSTNSVLHLLAIANEAGIPIDLKTINEVSDRTPNLCHLAPAGHNYIEDLYKAGGIPAVMKELDKGGFINTSLLTATGKTIAENIKDAVNKNNNVLRNIENPYSKTGGIAILWGNIAKDGCVVKRSAVADEMLVHKGPARVFDSEESSIAAIYAGKINKGDVVVIRYEGPKGGPGMREMLNPTSALAGMKLDKDVALITDGRFSGASRGASIGHVSPEAASGGEIAFIKENDIISIDIPNHKINLEISDEEMEKRRKETSIKPLEEIRGWLGRYRKLVQSANTGAILK encoded by the coding sequence ATGAGTTTCAGAGAAAATAGTTCTTTAAGAAGCGACAGAGTATTAAAAGGTGATGAAAGAGCACCTAACAGATCATTATTCTACTCTATGGGGTATACAGATGAAGAATTAAAAAGACCTCTGATTGGAATTATTTCTGCATATAGTGAAATTGTACCCGGACATATACATCTTGATAAACTATCTCAGGCTGTTAAAGCAGGAGTTTTAATAGGAGGAGGCACTCCTATACTTATACCTTCTATAGGGGTATGCGACGGAATAGCTATGGGACATTTAGGAATGAAATATTCACTTCCTTCAAGAGAGTTAATAGCTGATTCTGTTGAAAGTATGGTTATAGCTCACGGTTTAGACGGAGTTGTTTTAGTACCTAACTGCGATAAAATAGTACCCGGAATGATAATGGGACTTTTAAGAATGAATATACCTGGAATAGTGATAAGCGGAGGTGCTATGCTTCCTGGTGATCATGGCGATGAAAAAATAAGTTTATCAAATATATTTGAGGCAGTAGGAGCAAAAAAGGCTAATCTTATAAACGATGCCGAATTAGAAGAATATGCACAAAATACTTGTCCAAGCTGCGGTTCTTGTGCTGGTATGTACACTGCAAATAGTATGAACTGTCTTTCTGAAGCATTAGGTATAGCACTTCCCGGAAACGGAACAATACCTGCAGTATATTCTGCCAGAACTTTACTTGCTAAAAAAGCAGGCATACAGGTTATGGAATTATTAAAAAACAATATAAAACCATTAGATATAATAACTCCAGAATCATTCAAAAACGCTCTTGCTGTTGATATGGCATTGGGTTGCTCTACAAACAGTGTTCTTCACTTGCTTGCAATAGCTAATGAAGCAGGAATCCCAATAGATTTAAAAACTATAAATGAAGTAAGCGACCGCACTCCTAATTTATGTCATTTAGCACCTGCAGGTCATAACTATATAGAAGATTTATACAAAGCCGGCGGAATACCTGCTGTTATGAAAGAACTTGACAAAGGCGGATTTATAAATACTTCTCTTCTCACTGCTACAGGTAAAACAATAGCTGAAAATATAAAAGATGCTGTTAATAAAAATAATAATGTTTTAAGAAATATAGAAAATCCTTACAGTAAAACAGGAGGAATTGCTATACTTTGGGGAAATATAGCTAAAGACGGATGTGTTGTTAAACGTTCTGCCGTTGCTGATGAAATGCTTGTACATAAAGGACCTGCAAGAGTATTTGACTCTGAAGAATCTTCAATAGCTGCTATATATGCAGGCAAAATAAATAAAGGCGATGTTGTAGTTATAAGATATGAAGGACCTAAAGGCGGACCTGGTATGCGTGAAATGCTTAACCCTACTTCTGCTCTTGCTGGTATGAAATTAGATAAAGATGTTGCATTAATAACTGACGGAAGATTCTCCGGAGCTTCAAGAGGTGCTTCTATAGGGCATGTTTCTCCAGAGGCTGCAAGCGGCGGAGAAATAGCTTTTATAAAAGAAAATGACATCATTAGTATAGATATTCCTAATCATAAAATCAATTTAGAAATCTCTGATGAAGAAATGGAAAAAAGAAGAAAAGAGACTTCTATTAAACCTTTAGAAGAAATTAGAGGCTGGCTTGGAAGATATAGAAAACTTGTTCAGTCTGCTAATACAGGTGCTATATTAAAATAA